A genome region from Crossiella equi includes the following:
- a CDS encoding proline--tRNA ligase has product MITRMSSLFLRTLREDPADAEVPSHRLLLRAGYVRRVSPGVFSWLPLGYLVLRNVERVVREELNAIGAQEVHFPALVPRELYEATGRAAEYGDGVFQLADRKGAAHLLAPTHEELFTLLVKGEYSSYKDYPVALYQIQTKYRDETRPRAGLLRGREFVMADSYSFDLDEDGLARSYEQHREAFARIFDRLGLRYVVVAATSGAMGGSASEEFLAESEVGEDTYVRSTVSGYAANVEAVTTPVPPNRPIEGIPAATTHHTPGTPTIQTLVDFLNQAGLGREFTAADTLKNVMVKVRAPGAAEWELLAVGVPGDREVDFKRLEASLAPRQVELLTEADFANNPWLVKGYIGPKAIQDNGVRYLADPRVVPGTAWVTGADLADHHVVDLVVGRDFTPDGTVEAAEVREGDPSPDGEGTLVAARGIEIGHIFQLGRKYTDAFSLDALGPDGKPARITMGSYGVGVSRVLAVVAEQYHDDRGLIWPREISPADVHVVVAGKTDELRAGGEELAAELSARGLRVLLDDRTASPGVKFADAELVGVPTIVVVGRGLANGVVEVKDRRSGEREDVSRAEVADLLAALLDG; this is encoded by the coding sequence GTGATCACCAGGATGTCATCCCTGTTCCTGCGCACCCTGCGTGAGGACCCGGCGGACGCGGAGGTGCCCAGCCACCGGCTGCTCCTGCGCGCCGGGTACGTCCGCCGCGTGTCCCCGGGTGTGTTCTCCTGGCTGCCGCTGGGCTACCTCGTGCTGCGCAACGTCGAGCGCGTGGTGCGCGAGGAGCTCAACGCCATCGGCGCCCAGGAGGTGCACTTCCCCGCGCTCGTGCCCCGCGAGCTCTACGAGGCCACCGGGCGCGCGGCCGAGTACGGCGACGGCGTCTTCCAGCTCGCCGACCGCAAGGGCGCCGCGCACCTGCTCGCGCCCACCCACGAGGAGCTGTTCACGCTGCTGGTCAAGGGCGAGTACAGCTCCTACAAGGACTACCCGGTCGCGCTGTACCAGATCCAGACCAAGTACCGCGACGAGACGCGGCCCCGCGCGGGCCTGCTGCGCGGACGCGAGTTCGTGATGGCCGACTCCTACTCCTTCGACCTGGACGAGGACGGCCTGGCGCGCTCCTACGAGCAGCACCGCGAGGCCTTCGCCCGCATCTTCGACCGGCTCGGGCTGCGCTACGTCGTCGTCGCGGCGACCTCCGGTGCCATGGGCGGGTCGGCCTCCGAGGAGTTCCTGGCCGAGAGCGAGGTCGGTGAGGACACCTACGTGCGCTCGACGGTCTCCGGGTACGCGGCCAACGTCGAGGCCGTCACCACTCCGGTACCGCCGAACCGCCCGATCGAGGGAATTCCCGCGGCGACCACGCACCACACGCCCGGCACCCCGACCATCCAGACCCTGGTGGACTTCCTCAACCAGGCCGGGCTGGGCCGCGAGTTCACCGCCGCGGACACGCTCAAGAACGTGATGGTCAAGGTGCGCGCGCCCGGAGCGGCCGAGTGGGAGCTGCTCGCCGTCGGCGTGCCCGGTGACCGCGAGGTCGACTTCAAGCGCCTGGAGGCCTCGCTCGCCCCGCGCCAGGTCGAGCTGCTCACCGAGGCCGACTTCGCCAACAACCCGTGGCTGGTCAAGGGTTACATCGGCCCGAAGGCCATCCAGGACAACGGCGTGCGCTACCTCGCCGACCCCCGCGTCGTGCCCGGCACCGCGTGGGTCACCGGCGCGGACCTGGCCGACCACCACGTCGTCGACCTGGTCGTCGGCCGCGACTTCACCCCCGACGGCACGGTCGAGGCCGCCGAGGTGCGCGAGGGCGACCCGTCGCCGGACGGCGAGGGCACGCTCGTGGCCGCGCGCGGCATCGAGATCGGCCACATCTTCCAGCTGGGGCGCAAGTACACCGACGCGTTCTCACTCGACGCGCTCGGCCCGGACGGCAAGCCCGCGCGCATCACCATGGGCTCCTACGGCGTCGGCGTCTCCCGCGTGCTGGCCGTGGTCGCCGAGCAGTACCACGACGACCGCGGCCTCATCTGGCCCCGCGAGATCTCGCCCGCCGACGTGCACGTGGTCGTCGCGGGCAAGACCGACGAGCTGCGCGCGGGCGGCGAGGAGCTGGCCGCCGAGCTGTCCGCCCGCGGGCTGCGGGTCCTCCTCGACGACCGGACGGCGTCACCGGGCGTGAAGTTCGCCGACGCTGAGCTCGTCGGGGTGCCCACGATCGTGGTGGTCGGCCGCGGCCTGGCCAACGGCGTGGTCGAGGTGAAGGACCGGCGCAGCGGGGAGCGCGAGGACGTGTCGCGCGCGGAGGTCGCGGACCTGTTGGCCGCGCTGCTGGACGGGTGA
- a CDS encoding glutamine synthetase family protein, with amino-acid sequence MSGLLPDANGLPDANGVDDLAARLRAGGIDLVAVSFVDNAGIVRVKTVPTRRLPAVARHGVGASPCFETFTCDDRPLVGRYLGGPDGDLRLVPDLHRLVPLSAQTGWALAPATKYTQDGEVFEACQRSFAARQVAAAAELGLHLRMAFETEWQVGLPGTGEEFVPAFEGPAYGMHRLAAVADYARELVQVLDRQELEVEQFHPEYALGQLELSIAPNDPVWAADDVLLVRHTIRRVSAAHGWRASFAPTAVAGRSGSGAHVHLSVHDEQGNTFAGGRGRYGLRPVGEAFLAGVLRELPALLAIGAGNPASFLRLQPSFWAGAWQCWGRETREAALRLITPSAGQGSEAANAEVKCFDATGNPYLVVGGILAAGLAGVREELTLPREITGDPVALSEEQRAASDVRRLPESVTAAADALAGSPVLTEALGAPLHDAILTVRRGEAERFAEASPEEIVTRTRWLF; translated from the coding sequence GTGAGCGGATTGCTGCCTGACGCCAACGGCCTGCCCGACGCGAACGGTGTGGACGACCTCGCCGCCCGCCTGCGGGCCGGGGGGATCGACCTGGTCGCGGTGTCCTTTGTGGACAACGCGGGCATCGTCCGGGTGAAGACCGTGCCGACGCGGCGGCTGCCCGCCGTCGCGCGGCACGGGGTCGGTGCCTCGCCCTGCTTCGAGACCTTCACCTGCGATGACCGCCCGCTGGTCGGCCGCTACCTCGGCGGTCCGGACGGCGACCTGCGCCTGGTGCCCGACCTGCACCGGTTGGTCCCGCTGTCCGCGCAGACCGGCTGGGCACTGGCCCCCGCCACCAAGTACACCCAGGACGGCGAGGTGTTCGAGGCCTGCCAGCGCAGCTTCGCCGCGCGGCAGGTCGCGGCGGCGGCCGAGCTCGGGCTGCATCTGCGGATGGCGTTCGAGACTGAGTGGCAGGTGGGCCTGCCCGGTACCGGCGAGGAGTTCGTGCCCGCCTTCGAGGGGCCCGCCTACGGCATGCACCGGCTGGCCGCCGTCGCCGACTACGCGCGCGAGCTCGTGCAGGTGCTCGACCGGCAGGAGCTGGAGGTCGAGCAGTTCCACCCCGAGTACGCGCTCGGCCAGCTCGAGCTGTCCATCGCGCCGAACGACCCGGTCTGGGCCGCCGACGACGTGTTGCTGGTGCGGCACACGATCCGCCGGGTCAGCGCCGCGCACGGCTGGCGCGCCAGCTTCGCGCCGACCGCCGTCGCGGGCCGGTCCGGTTCCGGCGCGCACGTGCACCTGTCCGTGCACGACGAGCAAGGCAACACCTTCGCCGGTGGCCGGGGACGGTACGGACTGCGGCCGGTCGGCGAGGCGTTCCTGGCCGGGGTGCTGCGCGAGCTGCCCGCGCTGCTCGCCATCGGCGCGGGCAACCCGGCGAGCTTCCTGCGGTTGCAGCCCTCGTTCTGGGCTGGTGCCTGGCAGTGCTGGGGCCGGGAGACCCGCGAGGCCGCGCTGCGCCTGATCACCCCGTCCGCCGGACAGGGGTCGGAGGCGGCCAACGCCGAGGTGAAGTGCTTCGACGCCACCGGCAACCCGTACCTGGTGGTGGGCGGCATCCTGGCGGCCGGGCTGGCCGGTGTTCGCGAGGAGCTGACGCTGCCCAGGGAGATCACGGGCGACCCGGTCGCGCTCAGCGAGGAGCAGCGGGCCGCCTCCGACGTCCGGCGGTTGCCCGAGTCGGTGACCGCGGCCGCCGACGCTCTCGCCGGGTCACCGGTGCTGACCGAGGCGCTGGGCGCGCCGCTGCACGACGCCATCCTCACCGTGCGCCGGGGCGAGGCCGAGCGCTTCGCCGAGGCGAGCCCGGAGGAGATCGTCACCCGCACGCGCTGGCTGTTCTGA